From one Vibrio neonatus genomic stretch:
- the ureG gene encoding urease accessory protein UreG, with protein MESYKQPLRVGIGGPVGSGKTALLEVLCKAIRDRLNIAVVTNDIYTQEDAKILTRAEALAPDRIIGVETGGCPHTAIREDASMNLAAVEELAKLHKNLDVVFVESGGDNLSATFSPELADLTIYVIDVAEGEKIPRKGGPGITRSDLLVINKIDLAPYVGASLEVMEQDTQRMRPTKPYVFTNLKESVGLNTIIDFIITEGMLTPKS; from the coding sequence ATGGAAAGTTACAAACAACCTCTTAGAGTAGGTATTGGCGGCCCTGTGGGTTCGGGCAAAACCGCGCTGTTGGAAGTCTTGTGTAAGGCGATCCGAGATAGATTAAATATCGCCGTGGTCACCAATGATATCTACACCCAAGAAGACGCAAAAATTCTGACTCGCGCAGAAGCGCTAGCGCCAGATCGCATCATTGGCGTCGAAACCGGAGGCTGCCCACATACTGCTATTCGTGAAGACGCATCCATGAATTTAGCCGCCGTGGAAGAGCTAGCAAAACTGCACAAAAACCTCGATGTGGTTTTTGTGGAAAGCGGTGGCGACAACCTCAGTGCCACCTTTAGCCCTGAACTGGCGGATTTAACGATTTACGTGATTGATGTCGCCGAGGGTGAAAAAATCCCTCGAAAAGGCGGCCCCGGAATTACCCGTTCAGATCTATTAGTCATCAACAAAATCGACTTAGCCCCATATGTAGGCGCGTCCCTAGAAGTAATGGAACAAGACACCCAGCGCATGCGCCCTACTAAGCCGTATGTGTTCACCAATTTAAAAGAGAGTGTCGGCCTAAATACCATCATAGATTTTATTATCACCGAAGGCATGCTGACGCCTAAAAGCTGA